One window of Bacillus sp. THAF10 genomic DNA carries:
- the veg gene encoding biofilm formation stimulator Veg, producing MGKTLVDIKRTLDSNLGKKLTLRANGGRRKTIERIGVLAETYPSVFVIELDQDENAFERVSYSYADVLTETVQLTFFEEGNMAISGQ from the coding sequence ATGGGAAAAACGTTAGTTGATATCAAAAGAACGTTAGATTCTAATTTAGGGAAAAAGTTAACTCTTCGCGCAAACGGTGGTCGCAGAAAGACAATTGAACGCATCGGGGTATTGGCAGAAACTTATCCATCCGTATTTGTAATAGAACTAGATCAAGACGAAAATGCTTTTGAGCGTGTATCCTACAGCTATGCAGATGTCCTCACAGAGACGGTACAACTTACATTTTTTGAAGAAGGAAATATGGCAATAAGTGGGCAGTAG
- a CDS encoding small, acid-soluble spore protein, alpha/beta type codes for MSRRRSIMSHQLKEELAKELGFYDVVQSEGWGGIKAKDAGNMVKRAIEIAERQLGQQNK; via the coding sequence ATGAGCAGAAGACGAAGCATCATGTCACATCAACTGAAAGAAGAATTAGCAAAAGAGCTAGGCTTTTACGATGTCGTCCAAAGCGAGGGCTGGGGTGGCATTAAAGCAAAGGATGCAGGAAACATGGTTAAGCGTGCAATTGAAATAGCGGAGCGACAACTAGGCCAACAAAATAAATAG
- the ispE gene encoding 4-(cytidine 5'-diphospho)-2-C-methyl-D-erythritol kinase, which yields MRLLEKAPAKINLSLDVLHKRPDGYHEVEMVMTTIDLADRIELSERKDGQIRIISHSRYVPDDNRNLAYQAAALLKERYKVQKGVSIAITKMIPVAAGLAGGSSDAAATLRGLNKLWKLDLSLDELARIGAEIGSDVSFCVYGGTALATGRGEIIKHIPAPPHCWVVLAKPTIGVSTAEIYNNLHLDKVSHPDVKGMVEAIHENDYDKMISLVGNVLESVTLKLYPEVSHIKDQMKRFGADAVLMSGSGPTVFGIVEYDSRMHRMYNGLRGFCDQVFAVRILGERNALD from the coding sequence GTGAGACTGTTAGAAAAGGCACCAGCGAAAATAAACCTGTCGCTCGATGTGCTACATAAGCGTCCGGACGGCTATCATGAGGTAGAGATGGTCATGACTACCATCGACCTTGCGGACCGCATTGAACTGTCTGAGCGTAAAGACGGACAAATTCGCATTATTTCCCATAGCCGATATGTTCCGGATGATAATCGCAATCTGGCTTATCAGGCAGCAGCGCTGTTGAAGGAAAGGTACAAGGTTCAAAAGGGCGTGTCGATTGCCATCACAAAAATGATTCCTGTAGCAGCCGGTCTTGCAGGAGGTAGCAGCGATGCAGCAGCAACCTTAAGAGGATTGAACAAACTATGGAAATTGGATTTGTCACTAGATGAACTAGCTCGCATTGGAGCGGAAATTGGATCTGACGTGTCTTTTTGTGTTTATGGAGGAACGGCCCTTGCAACAGGCAGAGGAGAAATCATCAAGCATATACCTGCGCCACCGCATTGCTGGGTTGTGCTTGCAAAGCCAACGATAGGGGTTTCTACAGCGGAGATTTATAATAACCTTCATTTGGATAAGGTAAGCCACCCCGATGTGAAGGGAATGGTAGAGGCAATCCATGAGAATGACTATGATAAAATGATTAGCCTTGTAGGCAATGTTTTAGAGTCTGTTACGTTGAAGCTATATCCGGAGGTTTCTCACATCAAAGACCAGATGAAGCGCTTTGGGGCAGATGCGGTGTTGATGAGTGGAAGTGGTCCAACGGTGTTTGGAATTGTCGAATATGATTCAAGAATGCACCGTATGTATAATGGCCTGAGAGGATTTTGTGATCAGGTGTTTGCAGTGAGAATCCTAGGAGAGCGTAACGCCCTTGATTAA
- the purR gene encoding pur operon repressor translates to MKLRRSGRLVDMTHYLLQHPQGLVPLSFFADRYGSAKSSISEDLGIIKQTFEQQGIGTLITVPGAAGGVKYIPYVSHKEAAAYLNELCDIIAKPERLLPGGYLYMTDILGNPKVLNRVGKMFATAFSHKKVDIVMTMATKGIPLAHAVASYLNVPVVIVRRDSRVTEGSTVSINYVSGSSKRIQTMVLAKRSLETGSNVLIIDDFMKAGGTVNGMVNLLAEFQAEVAGIGILVESENIEERLIDDYVSLVKLEKVSEREKQIEVQAGNYLQHVKDNFNFRL, encoded by the coding sequence ATGAAATTACGTCGGAGTGGTCGTCTTGTAGATATGACACACTATTTGCTGCAGCACCCACAAGGGTTGGTACCGCTTTCTTTCTTTGCAGATCGCTATGGGTCCGCAAAGTCTTCTATCAGTGAAGATTTAGGGATAATAAAGCAAACCTTTGAACAACAAGGGATTGGAACTCTTATCACCGTTCCAGGTGCAGCAGGTGGAGTGAAATATATTCCTTATGTGAGCCACAAAGAAGCTGCTGCTTATTTGAATGAGCTCTGTGACATTATCGCAAAGCCCGAAAGGTTGTTACCTGGTGGCTATTTGTACATGACAGATATTCTTGGAAACCCAAAGGTCTTAAATAGGGTTGGAAAAATGTTTGCCACAGCTTTTAGTCATAAAAAGGTGGACATAGTAATGACCATGGCAACAAAGGGGATTCCACTTGCACACGCTGTTGCAAGCTATTTAAATGTACCAGTTGTCATCGTCAGACGCGATAGCAGAGTGACAGAAGGTTCGACCGTTAGTATTAATTACGTGTCTGGCTCCTCCAAAAGAATCCAAACGATGGTGCTTGCAAAGCGAAGTCTAGAAACGGGATCTAATGTATTAATCATTGATGACTTCATGAAAGCAGGCGGAACGGTCAATGGGATGGTTAATTTGCTAGCTGAATTCCAGGCAGAAGTGGCCGGAATTGGAATCCTTGTCGAGTCTGAAAACATAGAAGAACGCTTGATCGATGATTACGTATCTTTGGTGAAACTTGAAAAAGTAAGCGAAAGAGAAAAACAAATCGAAGTACAAGCAGGCAATTACCTTCAACACGTGAAGGATAACTTTAACTTTAGGCTTTAA
- the ridA gene encoding 2-iminobutanoate/2-iminopropanoate deaminase → MMKVVHTEAAPKAIGPYSQGIVVNNLFYSSGQISLLPNGELLEGDVQAQTHQVFKNLQAVLEEAGASLETVVKATVFIKDMNQFGEINEVYGQYFHTHKPARSCVEVARLPKDVLVEIEVIALVK, encoded by the coding sequence ATCATGAAAGTTGTTCATACTGAAGCTGCGCCAAAAGCAATAGGACCTTACTCACAAGGAATAGTTGTCAACAATCTATTTTACAGCTCCGGGCAAATCTCGTTGCTTCCAAATGGAGAGCTACTTGAAGGAGATGTACAAGCACAAACTCACCAAGTATTCAAAAACCTCCAAGCGGTACTAGAGGAGGCAGGCGCTTCATTAGAAACAGTAGTAAAAGCAACCGTTTTTATTAAGGACATGAATCAGTTTGGTGAGATCAATGAGGTATATGGACAGTATTTTCACACCCATAAACCAGCTAGATCTTGTGTCGAAGTTGCTCGTTTACCGAAAGATGTTCTTGTCGAAATCGAGGTTATTGCTCTAGTAAAATAG
- the spoVG gene encoding septation regulator SpoVG: protein MEVTDVRLRRVNTDGRMRAIASITLDHEFVVHDIRVIDGNNGLFVAMPSKRTPDGEFRDIAHPINSGTRGKIQEAVLSEYHRLGELEVEYEEAGAS, encoded by the coding sequence ATGGAAGTAACTGACGTAAGATTACGCCGCGTAAATACCGATGGTCGCATGAGAGCTATCGCATCTATCACGTTGGACCATGAATTTGTTGTTCATGACATCCGTGTAATTGATGGGAACAATGGCTTATTTGTTGCGATGCCTAGTAAACGTACTCCTGATGGAGAGTTCCGCGACATCGCTCATCCAATCAATTCCGGTACGCGTGGAAAAATCCAGGAAGCGGTATTATCAGAATATCACCGCTTAGGCGAATTAGAAGTAGAATACGAAGAAGCAGGTGCTTCTTAA
- the glmU gene encoding bifunctional UDP-N-acetylglucosamine diphosphorylase/glucosamine-1-phosphate N-acetyltransferase GlmU yields the protein MINRYAVILAAGQGTRMKSKLYKVLHPVCGKPMVQHVVDHVSALDFEEIVTVVGHGAEMVKQHLGDRSHYALQEEQLGTAHAVMQAAPMLEGKKGVTLVICGDTPLITPETMQKLLDLHEETGAKATILTAYAEDPTGYGRIIRNQEGHVGKIVEHKDANEQERKVTEINTGTYCFDNEALFAALNNVSNDNVQGEYYLPDVVEILKERGDIVSAFQTLDFDETLGVNDRVALSQAEITMKKRINKKHMINGVSIIDPNNTYISADAEIGRDTVIHPGTVILGATRIGEDCEIGPNTEISDCQIGNKTSIRHSVAHNSEIGQEVNIGPFAHVRPNSVIGDEVKLGNFVEVKKATFGKGSKASHLSYIGDAEVGADVNLGCGSITVNYDGKKKYLTKIEDGVFVGCNSNLVAPVTIGKNAYVAAGSTITEDVPGEALSIARARQVNKENYVEKLHNK from the coding sequence ATGATAAATCGTTATGCCGTAATTTTAGCAGCTGGTCAAGGTACACGAATGAAATCAAAATTATATAAAGTGTTACACCCTGTATGTGGCAAGCCAATGGTACAGCATGTGGTGGATCATGTATCTGCCCTGGATTTTGAAGAGATTGTTACCGTTGTTGGGCATGGTGCAGAAATGGTGAAACAACACCTTGGAGATAGAAGTCATTATGCCTTGCAGGAGGAGCAACTAGGAACGGCTCATGCTGTGATGCAAGCTGCGCCAATGCTTGAAGGTAAGAAAGGTGTGACGTTAGTAATTTGTGGCGACACGCCGCTTATCACCCCAGAAACGATGCAAAAGTTGTTAGACTTGCATGAAGAAACAGGGGCAAAGGCAACCATTCTAACTGCATATGCGGAGGATCCAACAGGGTATGGACGGATTATCCGCAACCAAGAAGGCCATGTTGGGAAGATTGTGGAGCATAAAGATGCCAATGAACAAGAGCGAAAAGTTACCGAGATTAACACGGGTACGTATTGCTTTGATAACGAAGCATTATTCGCAGCACTAAACAATGTTTCCAATGATAATGTGCAAGGGGAGTACTACCTTCCGGATGTAGTTGAAATTTTAAAAGAGCGTGGAGATATTGTTTCTGCTTTCCAAACACTGGACTTTGATGAAACACTTGGTGTAAATGACAGAGTTGCGCTATCACAGGCTGAAATCACCATGAAAAAGCGGATAAATAAAAAACATATGATTAATGGAGTTAGTATCATTGACCCAAACAATACCTATATTTCTGCAGATGCGGAAATTGGAAGAGATACTGTTATCCATCCTGGAACAGTAATTCTTGGTGCAACCCGTATTGGGGAAGATTGTGAAATTGGTCCAAACACAGAAATTAGCGATTGCCAAATAGGGAATAAAACGTCGATTAGGCATTCCGTTGCGCATAACAGTGAAATTGGCCAGGAAGTAAACATTGGGCCATTTGCACATGTGCGACCGAATTCTGTAATTGGAGACGAAGTAAAGCTTGGAAACTTTGTGGAAGTGAAAAAAGCGACTTTCGGCAAAGGAAGCAAGGCGTCTCATCTTAGTTATATTGGCGATGCAGAAGTAGGAGCTGATGTAAACTTAGGGTGTGGCTCTATTACTGTAAACTATGATGGAAAGAAGAAGTATTTAACAAAGATTGAAGATGGCGTGTTTGTAGGCTGTAATTCAAACCTTGTTGCACCTGTAACGATTGGAAAGAATGCTTATGTAGCAGCAGGATCCACGATTACGGAGGATGTTCCTGGAGAAGCGCTTTCGATTGCACGTGCACGACAAGTAAACAAAGAAAATTATGTTGAAAAGCTTCACAATAAATAA